The DNA window TTGCTATCATTAGAGGGGAGGTaagatggctagtgaggagagtttCGTAGTGTTGGTTCACCACAGAGGATCCATTAAGAGGAAAACTCGTTCCGGTGTGAAGTTCActaataaggatcctctctgTATTATCGTCAAGCCTACGACGAGGTATGAGGACCTTGTTAGCTCTGTACTGCTGAAACTTGGTCTAGAAGGTGTGAAACGGGTTAAGaagtttttttatcaaattccaATCACGGTGCTCCAGGAAACCGTGAAGTACGATTGTTTCACAATCGGGAGTGATGAGGACTTGCATGTCATGTTTCATTGTCGCCGGCAGTTTCCAGAGGTGAGGACACCAGAACTTTTGGCAAAGTTGGTTGACGCGGTGTCCAGCTCGAGGGGTTCAAACCGGAATACCACCACTTTAGCCACGGTAGCCGGTTCTAGCTCCAGACCAGCCGTTGCATCTTCCTCCATCCCTGCGTACGAGCCACCCGTCCAACCTGTCGTCTCTCCATCGTTCGCTGTTGATCTCAACAGCAGGGTAGGCGACGAGGTCGGAGAAGGGGAATATCTGCGGACCTCTTTACAGTGTGCTGTACCGGCTGGGGTTGGAGATGGATTCTTGGATGATCCAGAGGACGATGATGTCGAGCCGGATATGATTGCTGATGACAGTGGCGATGATGTTGGAGCAATTGAGCCTGCTGGGGCGGGCGGTGGTTCTAGCTCTGGCACGCAGCAGTACCCTCCACATTTTTCCTCTTTGGACTTGGATGCCATGAGGCAGGAGGGGTTTCCTGGGCAGCCGGCTGGATTTTGCGCTAGAGATGCTGAAGGGTCTGCAGGTCTGACAGAGTTTCAGGTTGGTCAGTAATTTCTGGATAAAGAAGAGGCCCTCTTAAGTGTCAAGACTTACAGCATCCGTCGAGGGGTACAGTACAAGGTCGTGGAGTCTAACTATCACCGGTATGTGTGCAAGTGTTCTGAGTTCGGCAATaggtgcacatggttgattcggCTTAGTCTCCAACAGCGAAAGGGAGTTTGGGAGGTCAAACGTTACAACGGACCGCATACTTGTCTCGCCACCTCCATTTCCAGCGACCACAGGAGTTTAGATTACCATGTGATATCAGCATTCATTATGCCAATGGTTAGGGCTGATGCATCCGTCAGTATCAATGTGCTCCTAAATGCCACCGCCACACACTTTGGGTTTAGGCCGACTTACAGGAGGGTCTGGTTGGCGAAGCAGAAGGCTGTTGCCCTCATCTATGGTGACTGGGACGAGTCGTACAACGAGCTCCCAAGGTGGGTGTTAGGAGTCCAGTTGACGATGGCTGGTACAGTTGCAGTCCTAAGGACGAGCCCTGTTCGTGTCGGTGGATAGTTGGACGAGTCTCGAGCTTATTTTCACAGACTATTCTGGACGTTTCCACCGTGTATCGAGGTATTCCGTCATTGCAAGCCCCTAATTAGTATTGACGGGACCCATCTGTATAGCAAGTATGGGGGAACGTTGCTTGTCGCGATTGCACAGGACGGGAACTCCAACATACTCCCTGTTGCATTCGCATTAGTCGAGGGTGAGAATGCTGAGTCGTGGTCCTTCTTTTTCTCCCACCTGCGTGAGCATGTGACACCGCAGCCGGGTCTGCTGGTTATCTCGGACAGGCATAACGGCATCAAGGCTGCGCTTGAGGCTCCTGACGGAGGCTAGTTACCTCCGTCTGCATACCGGGCATTCTGCATTCGACATGTTGCGGCAAATTTTGCCCTCACCTTCAAGGGCAAAGACGCAAGGAGGCTACTTGTGAATGCGGTGTACGCTAAGACCGAGGTCGAGTTCTATTACTGGTTTGACATTCTTAGGTCCGAAGACCCGGCGATGTGTGACTAGGCAAACCGGATTGAGTATTCATTGTGGACACAGCATTGTGATGAGGGGCGTAGATTCGGACACATGACGACGAATATATCTGAGTGTGTGAACTCGATTCTCAAGGGTGTCAGAAATCTTCCTGTGTACTCGCTAGTGAAGGCAACATACGAAAAGTTGGCCGAATTATTTGTTCGCAAAGGGAGAGAGGCTGAGGCGCAGATGGGAACCGGAAAACAATTTAGTCAGCACTTGGTAAAGTGTATAGAGGCCAACTTGAAGACGGCTAGGTGCTTCACGGTTATTGTGTACGACAGGGATAACTCCGAGTTCACCGTCGCAGAGACAACTCCGATTGGATCTTTCTCACTGGGTAGCTACAGAGTCTCGCTTGCATCTCAGACATGTGACTGCGGATACTTTCAGGCACTTCATTTCCCATGTCCCCCCGCACTGGCATGCTGTGCCTACTCACGGCTTACATGGGAGCCTTACGTCCACCAGGTGTATCGTCTTAGTTCGGTCTTCAGTGTGTATCGGATGGGTTTCACACCTCCCATTCCGGAGGGTTTCTAGGCACCATATGACGGGCCGACTGTCATCCCTGACCCCAATAAGAGGCGTGCGAGAGAGGGTCGTCCGAGGTCCACTCGGATACGGACCAATATGAACGAGGCAGATCCGAACCGGCCAAAGAGATATGGGCTTTGTTGGCAGCCCGGCCACACACGTCGGAGTTGCCCACAGCTCGGAGGAGCAGAGCACACACGGGGACATGATTAGGTGTATTTGTGGCTTTGGTACTTTTATTGTTTCAATTTTGCGTTTAGATTCCACTATTATcggttttcttacttgtagtTGGTGACTGATAGAATTTGTTAACGTTAGTGCGATGTACTTTGAATGGGATTTTAGTTAATGAATATGTTCTGTCTGCGCAGTTTTAAACGAAATATATGTCTAATGCACACCAGAATAAATAACTGTACAAGTTTTATTAAGACATGATGCAGAAACTATGTTCGTAACTTAAATTGCTGTGTGGAACGAATTCTTAGTAATTCGAACAAATTTAGTTCGAATTACTTGGTGACTATTTCTTCATTGTAATTCGAAcctaattggttcgaattatggaGTTAGAGTTTGAACcaaattgattcgaattattttgatatgggTTACAATATGTACATGGAAAGTGAATTCGAACCATGTTAGTTCGAActacataaaaattatatatatagtaaaactCCATatttattaaacatattttCTCTAACGAATTCTTTTAGCAGGATTTCTTTTTCCATGTTAATACGTATATATGATTGTGACTCTTAATAttgttttattgaaaatttgaatataCGATTAGATTCTAACGAAAAATGGGATAATACTGAAGAAATTAGTTGTTGGTAGTTGCACATGGGGCCAACAATAAATTATTGTCTCGTtgtatgaataaaattaaaattattatccgACGaacattttaattattgaatccAAAAGGCAAagggagtttttttttttaaattttaatgaataaGACAAATAGATAATGTTTGCTAATGTAAGTTCTGGTGATTTAACAAAACTAAGTCAACTTTAGAATAACTAATTGGTGTTCTCGTTTGTAATATTAtgagaatataatttttttgaaattagttaGTTTTATCTTAATATTATAGGtcaaaatagaaaagttttataaaattaaattatttaaaaaaaatttgtaagaaATAAAAGTTGTTACcagttaagaaaataaaaatttttgtagataaaaaaaagtgttaaatttttttagttattatttttatataaaagagtttaatttttttctaataaataattttaatatttattatttaaatcttaaaaaatttgatgtatatttttatatttgattagatattacgtttgttatataaataaaattaattaatttttatatttattatttaaaaataatattttttctctctctatatatataattagatattagtataaaaaaatttatattgatagttataaagttaacacaaaattattttttaaatcaattaaatcttgattctaattattaatcacaacattagtattttttctaaattatatgtaataaatatttgaagaaagagaagtgaaaataaaaataaaaaaataatcaacaaaaatttaaaagtaaaaagaaaaaacaaataagcggtaaaaattcaaaattaaataaaaaaattaaaaaagtatgcgtataataataataatgataataataaaaatatattttttaagtgaataatattatagaattagtttttaattatatttaattatatttaatgtattctttataattttatgaatttatttaaattatattattaatttattttttataaaatagaaatgtaaaagagagatagagaatgagagagaaaaagagagaaagttaagagaaagaagaaggaaagagtaaatttgttaattttgaatccaagagaaaaattttattttaattttaatgaaagaATATATCGTGACACATTTTGGtttgttaaattagtaatagaaaattaaattataagttatatatagaatgaaaaaagtacaaaaaaaatagagaaggaaaaagagttAATTCTAGAGAAAATTAGTTCATCtcaattttaatgaaaaaatatcatgtaacatattttatttatcaaattagTAATATNAtaattaataatgatatatataaaaaaatagaatgaataaaaaataagaaagatattaaaaaaaagagaaattcttttaattttaaaaaaattgattttaataataaaaaaataatatgtgatatatttttattgtcaaattaatttcatgatatagtattaaaattttatgtccAAAAAGTCAAGAATTCGATTTTTGGTAAActctaacaaataaaaaaataacaaatcaagcaaatttaaaagagagattcttgtttaaaagaaaataataaaaatataattattaatattaccTTTTTCTATCATCTTAaacttttgggataagtgaTTTCTATTatgtataatagtataatagatAATATAGAATATATAATGACAACATATTCAACAATGCAAGCTGTGTAAACGaaagcatattttttatatgcacTATAAATATAACACACATATAAGTGATATGCACAACACAACCGAACCAGAAATATatatccaaaaataaataaaaaaataaaataaatagatggGGATGATGGCTGGGAAAACCCCAACAATTGATAGATGACAACACTCCATGTGAAACATGCTCCCTAACTTGCAGTTGCAGTTGCAGTTGCAGTATGGTcccatttttgttttatttccttttagGCTTTTAGCCCCATATATATCTGATATCTCTCTCCCCTCAAAAACAgtacatttttaaaaattaaattatacttttataattttaatttattcttaacttTACCTTTATTTAAAaccctaatattttttttattcaatactccaaaattttcaataaaattactCAATAAACTactcattttaaataattttatcaaattaatctaattttttataaatattaaattacttTATATTCTTTTACTTAGAACATTCAGCGTTCAAATTTTTTGTTGTATGAAATAGCACTTATGATTACTAGATTATGATGGGATGCATGCACAATTGCAGACTCAAAAACGTTAACTTCTGAATTTAACTCCTGAAAATTTACTAGATTATTTGAACCttgagttttaaattttaaaacggaacattaatattattattaagttaACTGTTAAACTTCTAAAATGGTAGTttctaataaattaacaaaactgGTAATcagataaaaacttaaaaaccaAATTGagatcttctttctttctttctttcaatttttcccattttttattcatttttttcttcttcatttataATAAAATCAGGCATAATCAGTCGGtttaattagattaattaaaaaacaatCACTAATTTTGTTCAATTTAGAACGAAAAAGTATGTAAAAacaaattagtaaaaaattagtgAATTCATTGAGTCATAATGATATTTTAGTAACTAACTAGTTAAAGTatcaaacaaaactaaaatattttaattatatataaatatattattttattgcgATTGTTATCATAGTTTTAAGAATCGGACCGAATTAGTTGGTTCGGTCTAGTTAATCAAAAACCAGCTATCAAATTAGTCTTATAATTAAGTAAAACTCGCATGACAATAAATAATCGATTAAAAACCGAATAAATTAGTCAAAAATTAGTTAATCAATCAAATTGGTAGAATTTTTAGtgattaactaatttaaaataataaataaaaagtaattttttaaaaaattatatattttaaatatattattttattatattcaatttaattttagttaaatttcgataaaaattaaaatttctaacTCAATTGGTTCAATGACcgattcaatttttaaaatattagttattattCAACTTCAGTTATATTTATGAGTTTTAAAGATTCAATAATCGATCTAATTTACGAACGAGTTATAGCTTAAATAGTATAATCTCTTTATATTCATCTAAAAATCACGAATTCAAATCTCTCTAtctttaaaaagaaataatcggTCTAATTTTCTAACCTTGATAAATACAGAATAATCaatttcaattaaataaatattaagatgAGGTTATTAGTCCAAAATGGTGCGTGGCACTTCTCGGCAGTTATGGCTATATGATTATTTTTGCTAcaataaaattgttaaaaaaggTCGTTGCAAAAAATGTAATTTCTAATAGTATAATATGATTATTGATATACGACTCCATAATTATTGTTATGTACTTATGTTGCAGTAGTCCACCATGTCATATATTCATCTCCTAAATCCACCAATTTGAAACCTAACACCATTATTTCAGCCTACCTCAGAAAAACTAATTAAGTGGTGCATTaacctttatatatatatatgactcaTTGTTTTTCTCCATCTTATTAATTTGCTATGTGATACACGAACACTAACTACATCTGATGATGCTTTCatacaaaactaatttttaaaatagacaaaaaaaaatattttacaaaaaggTGGAACAAAATAGTGTAATACAAATATATGGACATTGAGAATAGGGAcaaaaacaattttaataaaaaaatattaaaataaaatattatttttattcttaaaatttattaaaaattttaaaaatat is part of the Arachis duranensis cultivar V14167 chromosome 1, aradu.V14167.gnm2.J7QH, whole genome shotgun sequence genome and encodes:
- the LOC107470401 gene encoding uncharacterized protein LOC107470401, whose amino-acid sequence is MASEESFVVLVHHRGSIKRKTRSGVKFTNKDPLCIIVKPTTRYEDLVSSVLLKLGLEGVKRVKKFFYQIPITVLQETVKYDCFTIGSDEDLHVMFHCRRQFPEVRTPELLAKLVDAVSSSRGSNRNTTTLATVAGSSSRPAVASSSIPAYEPPVQPVVSPSFAVDLNSRVGDEVGEGEYLRTSLQCAVPAGVGDGFLDDPEDDDVEPDMIADDSGDDVGAIEPAGAGGGSSSGTQQYPPHFSSLDLDAMRQEGFPGQPAGFCARDAEGSAGLTEFQRKGVWEVKRYNGPHTCLATSISSDHRSLDYHVISAFIMPMVRADASVSINVLLNATATHFGFRPTYRRVWLAKQKAVALIYGDWDESYNELPRWVLGVQLTMAGTVAVLRTSPVRVGGYKYGGTLLVAIAQDGNSNILPVAFALVEGENAESWSFFFSHLREHVTPQPGLLVISDRHNGIKAALEAPDGG